In Lycium ferocissimum isolate CSIRO_LF1 chromosome 7, AGI_CSIRO_Lferr_CH_V1, whole genome shotgun sequence, the sequence AACAAATTTAATGTCGTTCAAACTAACAGTCCGATAGATAAATCTGTGACGATTGGACTTAAATCCTTGTGCAACTGTAAAAGGTGATTGAGAGTCCTTCAAGAAGAGCATTGTAGCTGTAAGCAGCAAAATATCCACAACCGTATTGAACAAAAGTTTGATGAGCAACCACAACTTTACGAGGTACTTCCATATCAACGACCAAATATTTTCTCGATTATTTATTGATAAATTTGATTTGTCCTTAGAGGAAGAAGAAACTGGGAGTGTCGGCAAAGAAGTAGGATCTGAACTTGTCCGAAAAAGAGAGAGTAAGAGGGAAATGAGTGAAACTCCATCCCCAAGAGAATGGTGAAAACGGAAAATAGAAGTTGCCTCGGCATCGGATGTTTTCACGTTAAGGATGTGAAGATCCCATAAAGGTTTCGACATGTCAATAGTTGTCGTGCTTAGGTTTGATAGATAATCTTCCACAAACTTGTCCGTGTCCATATTAATACCAGCGATCTGAGGTACTATAACATGATCATCTATATTCACTGCCGTGGGAACCAATCTTATTTCTCGGCTGCCATCACTTTCATCCATAACCTGTTGTGAGTTGTGACAACACAAATTGACAAACTTCATATTTTGTAAACCAACCTTGTAAATTAAAGACGTTACAGTACTATCGGgttatatatttagaaaaataattgcCGGCAACAGTTAAGACTTGAAGTAACCTAAGGATCGGACAACTTCGTGCATTAAGCTCTCTGCTCTCGCTATGCTCAGGTCCACATTGAGTCTTATGAACACAGCTTTGCATTTCTGCCGAAAGCTGTTTTCACTATTTGAACCCGTGAGACTTGCACTGATATACAGTATTAATCAAGACTACATGATACAGTAGTTACCTAGCTGCTCCAAATTAAACAATCTCGTAGGCTAGTCACTGACTCGTCATTACTTAATTTGTCAAAAGGGAGCAAATTTTTACCATTTCAAAGTCAATTCTGCCTTACAGATAAATTAGTGCACCCGATATATGACTCAAGTCTcaagcatttatatatatatatatatatatatatatatacttaatttGTAGTACCTTATTTGTGCTAACAGCATATTTGTGCTAACAGCATTTTTTAGCTACTATAAGTAGAAGTAGTTATGCGAACTAAACTTTTGTAAGTACCTGCAAACTGGAAAAGCGTGGGTGTTTAAGCATCTTGTGTTTTATTTCAGCTTTGATGGCATCAACCTCAATTGGTACTTTCCATCCCATGATTGCTACAATGCATACATTGTAGTTAGGTTCATGAAACATTTGAGAAGGTGGACTCAGTAATAttgcttcttcttctcctccattTTCATCTAATTTCTTTGATATTCGTATAGGTTTGAGAACCATCTTGTTATCACCAGAGTACTCCATATCTTATACTCTATTAATTATGTGAAGATGATCACTAGCTGAACTACGAGGCGAATATTGCTAATAAGACGCTCCaattatttaaagaaaaaaaggaagctTTATTGGGTACACAGAGACACCAAAgtagatagtttttttttttttttgagtaggtATATTTCAACCATAAAAAGGACGCTCTCATTAGGTAGAATTTACAGTCATTTTATATAGGAATATGTTTTCCATTGTAGTTACGttcaggggcggatctaccCTATGCCGAGAGGTGTCACGTAACACTGTTTCGTCGGAATTTTTtactaaatatgtacatataattcAAGGCAGAAGAAAAAATGAGGATATATTGTTTAAAGTGACACCTGTTGACACAGTGGATCGCGTAGCTCAATGGTCAGGCCTGCTTCCCTATTTAGATATGTGCAGttcctttttatgttttttttttttttctttcaccgTCTTTCTCGCCAATGAAATTGATTAAGAACAATTTACGAAATTAAATTGATTATGtatttagtattattttttatgaggTTACATTTTTTAAtacatttcaaaaaaagaaaccCCATCGAGAAAGTTGTAGTacttttttttagaaaagttATGGTAATAGATGTTAATTatgtttatttatattttgttctttttcttatgGTGTTtcattgttttatttattatttctcattttaaaaTGTGATACCACTGACGAAAAATCCTGCGTACGTAGCTGATTAGGTTCATGAAATAATCGAGAAGGTGGACTCAGTAATATTGCTTCTTCTCTCCTCCATTTTCATCTAATTTCTTTGATATTCTTATAGGTTTGAGAACCATCTTTTTTCCACCATTATCCCTATCCTAGAACCAATATTAGTTTAAGTGATGATCACTAACCCAACTACCAGGCGAATCTATCTATATAGAATAGGAGAGACAAAAGCATAATGTGATGACAAGGGTCATCACTAGAAAAtttgtaattaattaaaaaaaatcaaaaaaagacaacaaaaaatcaaaaagaaaataaaaaaaagaagaaggaaaactGATAGCAATAACTGCACACATTTAAAAAcctattttaaaaacaaaataaaaatagaaagacaaaaaaagaatgaaaagaaaagataaaaatctGATAGCAATAACTGCACACATTAAAAAAACTGCACAAGATCACACATTTAAGTTAATGGGTGTTACCTCTCGATCACACAACCTCAACTGCACACTCTTTATCTTCACTCTCACTTAATTTTAACCCCATTTTTAATTACTCTCCCATTAAATACTCCAAAGCTATTAGGAAAATATGATCTTATTAATTCTTGAAGACCATGTTATGATTTTGCACTCGGTAGATACTGGATTTTTCTTATCTTCTCTTATTCCTATTCTTATGTAATTTTCTAAGTCATTCTCGAAAATTTTATTTGTGGCTACATGTTTACTTACTGCAAATTGTGTTTTTGGATGAGATGTATTAGAGGGGCCTATAAAAGTCAATATAATTGTGCGATTACAAACGAAGGGAAAAATCTCAGACGACAAGTTCTGATAAATTTGGTGCAAACTCTGTCCGGAAAGGTTAGCCCATcaatccaaaattttatttatcgcCACATGTTTACTTACTGCAAAATTGTATTTTCTGATGGGGTGTATTATAGAGGCCTGCAAGATTCAATGTAACTGTGCCATTCCAGACGAAAAGTTATGATAAATATATAAACGGTACAAACTCTGTCCAAAAAGGTTAGCATATGATTTTTTCCATCGTGGAGTTGGAAGTAATTCATTTTATAGAGACAGAGAAAAACATATCTTTTTCCTATATACTACTTCCAGTTTTTAGAACTTCATAATATTGTTATGAGGAAATTATTTCTTAGAGGATGAAGTTTATAGATAGATATTTATTAAatgaacatcaacaacaactaaGGTAATGCATGAGTTTTAATTCTTGATCGGGTATTGCATGTTAAAATTGAATTTCTGTGCTATAAAACTTATCTAATACacattttattaaatttttgttCTCGATTACTTTGcttacaaaaataaaatcacaTCCATTTTATTAGAATAAAAGCGAGATGTTTCAGAGGCAATTTGGTGTCTCTAATTTATATTCATTTTTATCTTAACCCTGATCTTTAAAATATATTGCagataaaattgaaaaatgagtTGAATGTTACTGGTTAGGTGGTTTACATATCTAATGTTTTAATATTAGACAACGTTGTTCACTAACAATAGCAATTTTTAATATTCATCAAcgaataatataatattttttaaaaattaattgctttaaaatataaatagataaatccattgaattttggatttcatatgcttaaatttttaaaaatagcttAATGTAGTTTAGTAGAGTACTGATCGCTTTATTTAAAGAgaacgaaaaagaaaaatatgtgaAAAAGCGCAAAACTACAAGTAGATAAATACAATCCAAATTTGAGATGACAAATACATCATCATTTCTCAtgctaaaatttaaaaaccaatgCGTAATTTAGCTCTTAATATAGATAAAGCCAAAAAAATTGCATAGTATTGCTCCACTATTTGTATTCAAGTAATTGATATTTACTGGATAATTTccttaaacttatttttcaattttgttcATTTAGTGTATTGTTGTATGATTGAGTCAATTATAAACGTGTTCTACGATGATAAATAGTGTACACAAAGATTAATTAAAATGGACTCTGTATGCGCATGAATCTCATAATACTTTATTATTTGATTCTTTGCAATataaatttatcaaaataaagaTTTGCCTTAATAAAAGTTCAATAgattcttttataaaataatattgtaGGTAATCATAGCTAAAATAGAAACAATGCTTAGTTACCAAGTAGGAAAGAAATAATGTTTAAATATTAGACAAAGAGAGTTTTGTgctattaataataataataatactttaATATTGATTAACtaataagataattttttttaatattgacCGTGTATCGCGCGGGTACTAATACTAGTAGTGCTGATACAAAAGGCTCCAATTAtttaaagaagaaaggaatttatTGAGTGGGCACAAAGTAGATAGATTTCAACCATAAAAGGATCAAACTCATAACTAAGAGCACAACCGTCTTGGAAATGAAGTTTTGGGGGAAAGTTTCAGCACTGATTTTGACTTTTGTGAAAATAGTAGTACAACTCCTCCATCGTAATAATGTAACACTTTTTGCTTTTCGTGGTTTATATTGTATTAATTTTGACTAATATTTTAAGAtgtttttttcatcatattaacacAATAAGAATTGCAACTTGCAGTACTTTTCCGTATAGTATGAAGCTCCAGTAGAGCATCCCTCCAGTTCCACCAGTGCACAACTAAGTTTATGACATCTGTCCACCTTCAAATCCAAGGGTCAATGTTAATTTAAACTAAACAACCCCTTAACCCTTGTTAAACTAAAAGTTCGCTTGCTGGGTTAGAATTAAATGGACGAGGCTCCTATCTAGTAGTGATTACTGGTTTAGATGAATGACAACTGTCCACTAAATCATCCAAAAGCTCAACATTAACTAGTTTAACCACTAAGCTAACTATAGTTATGAAACAGTAACCTGAGGTTCTATATTTCCTCAAATTGCAATTCTTTGAAATTGGACTATATTATCTCCCACTTTTCCGGACACGCTCAACCTCAGATTAGTGacataattgatttttttaactCATTTTTGGTCTTCTCATTGACAAGATATTGCTAAAATATCAGTCACCTCCCTTGAAGTAATCTTCAAAGAGAAATTGTTCGCCTATGCAATTGTGTTTTAGTAGACATCTGCGACAAAGATAAAATCTAAAAGTTgatccctcttttttttttttttccttgagaCTCAATTTCAATTGGGTTACAGACCATTttattcatcttcttctttcagTTTTTAGATTATTGCAATAATGAACATAAAGCAAAAAATTATTACTCTTGTTATTTAAAAAGAAGACAATTATCTAATCGATAATTGGTTCAATGATAGTGTTTCTCTGTTGAGATGGTGGAAGACATGGGTTTGGAGTAAACTAGGACAATCACCATGGAACTCTATCACCTTTCAATGTAGTGATGAAGGGTCTCATCGAAGGTGCATAATCGATACTACTAATGTTAGCGAGATTGAGGTTATGACAATCACCGGTGGAACATGCTCCGCTCTTCTAGTTCTCTTACTTTGTGGAAATATCTTGTCAATTAACTACAGTAGCTTAGTGGTTAAAGCAATTAAAATTGAGCCTTTGAATGATTTAGTGGACAGTTGTCATCCAtctaaacctgtaatgaaggaATCGGAGGCGATTGTTATTGGAGGGGAGCCTCATCCGAATTTTTAAATACAATCTTTGGCTTTAcctagtttttttgttttttttcacaTCGACTTCAACAGAATGTCAGAATTTAACATAATAAACTAGCAAAATTCCAGAATGATAACAAAATTTCAGAGTATTAACACAATCAACTAGCAAAAGTCCAGAATGCTTAACTTTTGTAATTGGAGAaaacataaatttaaaatatgctTAAACAAAGAAATTAGCATTTTTCTAAATCAAAACACTGCtcgtttgatatatatatatcgtttaCCATTTTTCCTTGTAACAGTTTGACGGTCtaaatatttttacaaaaaatatttagtttctttAACAGAAAATTTTCAACAATGTTTGGCGTTAGTTTCTTTAACTGAAAATTTTCAACAATGCTTAGCAACTACATGAAATACacgagtacaaaaaaaaaaaaaaaaaaggaaggggggggggggggggttcgagaacaaaaaaaaaggccgTTTGGTTACCCATAAtaaatttaatctttttttttttttttttttcaaatacttGCAAAGTTTCTCTCTTGAACAAGTAATCTCTATGGTATAAGAAAATCGTTCCCCAATCAAAAGGAAATTTCGAGCAAAATATTCGGATAACTTGTATAGTTTCTCTTTCCAGTTGGATACTAATCCAGCAATGCCTTTTACTTTTACTACAATTAAGGGTTATAATAAACTTTGACCCTTGGATCTAAAAGTGGACAGAAGTCAAGAAATTAGCAATGCACTAGCGGAACTGGAGGAATAGTATACTGGAGGAGAGCCAAGtccatttttaaaatatttaaatttgaattttaaaatatcaaattgatTTAATCCAAATCAGCTAACCTCGTGTGTGggtgggcggggggggggggggggggtgttgtgGTGGTCATATGAGCAAATTAAATTGAATTTGGACATATCGAAATGGATTGAGTTAGTAAACATGTGGGTTATTAACTGGACGAAAAGTCGCTTGGGCTAAGATAGATTGGGTCAAGATGAGCTAAACAATGACCCAACTTGTACCTAATTTAATATAGTATTCCTTATTTATTTCcttataatttgtttaattactACACACAACTgataaaccttttttttttcttcattatgactatctataacatatcaaatttgTCACACATAAATCAatttggacaagtaaaagtgaatggagagagtatacaaaatgaaattaaggtgtcgtttggacatggtttgaaaccatgagatgaaaccaTGATTTAAAATAACGTATGGACATGCAagttggat encodes:
- the LOC132063771 gene encoding wax ester synthase/diacylglycerol acyltransferase 5-like isoform X2, with amino-acid sequence MEYSGDNKMVLKPIRISKKLDENGGEEEAILLSPPSQMFHEPNYNVCIVAIMGWKVPIEVDAIKAEIKHKMLKHPRFSSLQVMDESDGSREIRLVPTAVNIDDHVIVPQIAGINMDTDKFVEDYLSNLSTTTIDMSKPLWDLHILNVKTSDAEATSIFRFHHSLGDGVSLISLLLSLFRTSSDPTSLPTLPVSSSSKDKSNLSINNRENIWSLIWKYLVKLWLLIKLLFNTVVDILLLTATMLFLKDSQSPFTVAQGFKSNRHRFIYRTVSLNDIKFVKNATNATVNDFILGITQAALSRYIHRRYEVEGKRKFSLERMRCRATVLMNLRPALGVQGATTLSERILSRTTLIFSNVIGPLEEVSWSGHPLTFVAPTCYGHPTGLMVHACSYAEKLTFVIAAEEGTIPDPNQLGDDFVDSFMLIVEAALSNKIENQS
- the LOC132063771 gene encoding wax ester synthase/diacylglycerol acyltransferase 11-like isoform X1, with product MEYSGDNKMVLKPIRISKKLDENGGEEEAILLSPPSQMFHEPNYNVCIVAIMGWKVPIEVDAIKAEIKHKMLKHPRFSSLQVMDESDGSREIRLVPTAVNIDDHVIVPQIAGINMDTDKFVEDYLSNLSTTTIDMSKPLWDLHILNVKTSDAEATSIFRFHHSLGDGVSLISLLLSLFRTSSDPTSLPTLPVSSSSKDKSNLSINNRENIWSLIWKYLVKLWLLIKLLFNTVVDILLLTATMLFLKDSQSPFTVAQGFKSNRHRFIYRTVSLNDIKFVKNATNATVNDFILGITQAALSRYIHRRYEVEGKRKFSLERMRCRATVLMNLRPALGVQAIAEMIEKNAIVIQGNCFSFSLIPLTIAELEDPLDYVRKAKTSMDRKKHSLESRCTFYSLHFFLKFFGLRGATTLSERILSRTTLIFSNVIGPLEEVSWSGHPLTFVAPTCYGHPTGLMVHACSYAEKLTFVIAAEEGTIPDPNQLGDDFVDSFMLIVEAALSNKIENQS